From Paenibacillus physcomitrellae, the proteins below share one genomic window:
- a CDS encoding thioredoxin family protein, producing the protein MSFTLQIGESAPDFYLKGTDGNHYSLGSFEASRFLVVFFTCNHCPFVLGSDEITRQTADKFTKDGVTFIGINANSEQTNPKDSFDYMVARMEDNRFPWIYLRDETQETAKAYGALRTPHFFVLDEDRKLVYTGRGIDNPRNPEKMTVNDLERALSEIVAGQAISVPLTNPIGCNVKWNGQDAHWMPAEACDLV; encoded by the coding sequence ATGAGCTTTACTCTACAGATCGGCGAATCCGCCCCGGATTTCTATCTCAAAGGAACGGACGGAAATCACTATTCGCTAGGAAGTTTTGAAGCATCCCGTTTTCTGGTTGTTTTCTTCACCTGCAACCACTGCCCTTTTGTCTTGGGCTCTGATGAAATTACTCGTCAGACCGCGGATAAATTCACGAAGGACGGGGTAACTTTTATTGGAATCAACGCCAACAGCGAGCAAACCAACCCGAAGGATTCCTTCGACTATATGGTGGCCAGAATGGAAGACAATCGCTTCCCCTGGATCTATCTGCGCGATGAAACGCAGGAAACAGCTAAAGCCTACGGCGCTTTGCGGACGCCTCATTTCTTTGTGCTGGATGAGGATCGCAAGCTCGTTTATACAGGGCGCGGCATCGACAATCCGCGAAATCCGGAGAAAATGACCGTCAACGATCTTGAGCGGGCGCTCTCAGAGATTGTAGCCGGACAAGCCATCAGCGTTCCCTTAACCAACCCGATTGGCTGTAACGTGAAATGGAACGGCCAGGATGCGCATTGGATGCCGGCGGAAGCCTGCGATCTGGTATAG
- a CDS encoding glutathione peroxidase — protein MSDLYDIQVKSIEGEATTLQPFAGQVLLIVNTASACGLTPQYKGLQSLYETYKDKGFMVLGFPCNQFAGQEPGTEAEIKQFCELNYQVSFPMFAKVEVNGDNTHPLYKYLKENAPKEEPTGDIEWNFAKFLVDRTGQVVKRYSSRTEPAAIEADLPELLGE, from the coding sequence ATGTCCGATCTTTACGATATTCAAGTAAAATCCATTGAAGGTGAAGCCACCACTCTTCAGCCTTTCGCAGGACAAGTTCTGCTGATCGTCAATACAGCCAGCGCCTGCGGATTAACGCCACAATATAAAGGTCTGCAGTCGCTGTATGAAACTTATAAAGATAAAGGTTTTATGGTGCTTGGCTTCCCCTGCAACCAGTTTGCCGGACAAGAGCCTGGAACCGAAGCCGAAATCAAACAATTTTGCGAGCTGAATTATCAGGTCAGCTTCCCGATGTTCGCCAAAGTTGAAGTGAACGGCGACAATACCCATCCGCTGTACAAATATCTTAAAGAAAATGCCCCTAAAGAAGAGCCGACCGGTGATATTGAATGGAATTTTGCCAAGTTTCTGGTTGACCGTACCGGGCAGGTCGTTAAACGTTACAGCTCCAGAACCGAACCTGCGGCGATTGAAGCCGATTTGCCTGAGCTGCTTGGCGAATAG
- a CDS encoding ABC transporter permease has protein sequence MADAAVKATGGTPPAIPSRTEGPVKEIWQSFRRNKLAMLGLSIIVLFILIAICAPLIAPYDFKEQQLMDRLKAPSSRHWFGTDDLGRDLFSRVIYGARISLWVGFSSVIGSIILGTLLGTLAGFYGKWMDMLISRLFDILLAFPSMLLAIAIVAVLGPSLQNALVAIAIVNIPVYGRLVRAKVLSLKNEEYITAARSIGMKNGGILWHHILPNSLTPIIVQGTLGIATAIIEAAALGFLGLGAQPPAPEWGKMLSDSRQFIQIAPWTVIFPGVSIMLTVLGFNLMGDGLRDAMDPKMKN, from the coding sequence ATGGCAGATGCAGCAGTGAAGGCAACCGGAGGAACACCGCCGGCCATTCCCTCCAGGACAGAAGGACCCGTTAAGGAGATCTGGCAGTCTTTTCGAAGGAACAAGCTGGCGATGTTAGGTCTTTCGATAATTGTTTTGTTTATTTTGATAGCTATCTGTGCACCGTTAATCGCACCCTATGATTTCAAGGAACAGCAGCTGATGGACCGGCTTAAAGCCCCGTCATCCCGGCATTGGTTTGGAACGGATGATTTGGGAAGGGATTTATTCAGCCGGGTGATTTACGGGGCACGAATTTCGCTTTGGGTCGGATTCTCCTCCGTGATCGGTTCGATTATTTTGGGGACTCTGCTTGGGACCCTGGCCGGCTTCTATGGGAAGTGGATGGACATGCTGATCTCACGTCTGTTCGATATTTTGCTGGCGTTCCCGAGCATGCTGCTGGCCATTGCGATTGTGGCCGTGCTTGGACCCTCCCTACAGAATGCGCTGGTGGCGATCGCGATCGTCAACATTCCGGTTTACGGCCGGTTGGTCAGGGCTAAAGTGCTTAGTCTGAAAAATGAAGAATATATAACCGCCGCCAGATCGATCGGCATGAAAAACGGAGGTATTCTGTGGCATCATATCCTTCCTAACAGCCTGACCCCGATCATCGTGCAGGGGACTTTGGGGATCGCAACGGCCATTATTGAAGCAGCAGCTTTGGGTTTTCTTGGATTGGGGGCCCAGCCTCCGGCACCGGAGTGGGGGAAGATGTTGTCGGATTCCCGCCAGTTCATTCAAATTGCGCCGTGGACGGTGATTTTTCCCGGGGTATCCATCATGCTTACCGTATTGGGCTTTAACCTGATGGGAGACGGGCTGCGCGATGCCATGGATCCGAAAATGAAGAATTAA